The window CGCGCCCTGACCCGCATCGATTCCCGTACCGGCTTCCCCTACGATACGTCCGCGCATTTCCTGTGGATCGGAGAGCGGACCCGCGAGCTGGAGCACGCCCACGTCGACTTCCTCTCCCGGGTGCGGAACCCCATTGGTGTGAAGCTTGGGCCGGGCACCTCCGGCGACGACGCACTGCGCCTGATCGACAAGCTGGATCCGGACCGCGAACCGGGCCGCCTGACCTTCATCACCCGGATGGGTGCCGGGAACATCCGTGAGAAGCTGCCTCCGATCGTGGAACGCGTCACCGCCTCCGGCGCCCAGGTCCTCTGGGTCACCGATCCCATGCACGGCAACACTGTGACCTCACCCAACGGCTACAAGACCCGTAACTTCGACGACGTCATCGACGAGGTGCGCGGGTTCTTCGAGGTCCACCACACACTCGGCACGGTCCCCGGCGGCCTGCACGTTGAAATGACCGGCGATGACGTCGCGGAGTGCCTTGGCGGGGCCGACCCGGTGGACCAGGAAGCCTTCCTGGACCGGTACGAATCGGTCTGCGATCCCCGCCTGAACCACATGCAGTCCCTCGAGATGGCATTCCTGGTATCCGGGGCCCTGTCCAAGCGCTGACCCGGCCAGTCTGAGAACAAGAGAAGCTCCGCCCGGCTGGTCCGGCCGGGCGGAGCTTCTCTTGGGGCGGCGCTTTTATAGGTGGCTGAGCCACGTCAGAACTGGGCCGGATCCCTCACACCACGGTCAGGGTGACGACGGATCCCTCCGGGGCTTTGGTGTTCTTTGGATCCTGGTCCCGAACGGTGCCGAAGAAACCGCCCAGGAAATTCTCGACGCGGACCTCAAACCCCAGGTCCTCAAGTGCCTTGCGGGCCTCGCCGACCTGCTTGCCAATGAAGCTCGGAAGGTCAATCAGCTTCGGTCCCTTGGAAACGGTCAAGGTGACGGTGCCGCCCTTGGTCAGATTCCCGGAGGCCGGATCCTGCGAAACCACGGCGCCCTTGGGCACGTTCCGGTCAAAGACGGTGTCCGGTGCCACGGCAGCCTTCAGGCCGGCAGCTTCGATGGCCTTGACCGCGGCGGCCTGCTCCAGCCCGCGCACATTTGGCACCGGAATGGGTTGCGGTCCTTTGGAGACAGTGAGGCTTACCGGAGTGCCGTGCCGGACGGGGTTGCCGCTGCGGGGCGCCTGTCCCAGAACCGTGCCGGCGGGCGCGGATTCGTCGTATGTTTCAGATATCTGCCCCAGCGCCATTCCCGCGCCGTTGAGGATGGTCTTGGCATCCTCCAACGACTTACCGGACAGCTCGGGGAGCGCAAACAGTTCAGGACCCTTGGAAACAGCCAGTGACACCGGCTGGAACTTCCGGATGACTTCCCCGGCTCCGGGCTCCGATCCCACCACCAGCCCGGGGGCAACGTCGTCGTCGAAGACGTCCTGGATGCTGGACTGGAATCCGGCCGTGCGCAACAGCTGCTGGGCCTCGGCCACCGTCTTGTTCGCGAGCTGCGGGATCGTCCCGGGGGAGCCCGGCCCCATGCCGAAAAACCAGCCAGCACCGCCCGCCAGGAGCGCTGCAATCACCAGCAGGAGAATCCAGAGCAAACCGCGCCGGCGCGGATCTCCGTCATGCAGGCTCCGGACCGGCGTGGACGCCGCCCGCAGACGGGCTCTCTCCGCATCGCGGTCCTGCCTGCGCTGGATCCGCTTGCTGGCAGGAATCGCGCCGGCCTGCCCGGAGCCGATGTGCGGGGCGTAACTGCCGGGGTAGGGCTGCTCGGCGGGCGCGGACAGCGGGCCGTAGCCGGGGCGGCGCGGGGCGGACGACATCACGGTGGTCGGGTTGCTGCCGCGGGCGAGAAATTCCGTTGGCTGGGCTGGGTTGCCGATGACCTCGGTGGCACCGCCGCCGGCAGCGGTGCCGGCCCCGGAAGCCGGCGCCGCGCCGGAATCCGGGGTGCCGCCGGGCCGCGGGACTGGCCGGCCGGGCGTGGGCGGCAGGGCCGGGTGAGCGGCGGGGGGTCGCAGGTCGAGCTCGGCATCGCTGAGGTTCCGCCGGATGTGGCGCAACTCCGAGAGTAACGAGTTTCCATCGACCGGGCGGTTTTCCGGGTCGTTGGCGGTGCACCACTGCACGAGTTCGTCGATTTCGGCAGCGAGCCCCGGCACGTGCTCGGAGGGGGCGCCGACAGCGGAGTTGACGTGCTGGTAGGCGACCTGGATGGGAACCTCGCCCTCGAACGGCTGCCTGCCGGTGATCATTTCGTAGAGCATGATGCCGACCGAGTAGATGTCGCTGCGCGCGTCGGCCTGCCGGCCGAGCACAAGCTCAGGGGAGAGGTACGCCACTGTGCCGATCAGGGCTCCGGTACTGGTCGAGGTCGAAATGGCACGGGCCAACCCGAAATCTCCGAGTTTGATCCGGCCATCGTCCGCGATCAGCACATTCTCGGGTTTGATGTCGCGGTGGATGAGGCCCGCTTCGTGGGCGGTACCCAGGCCTTCAACGACCGGGTCGATCAGTGCCAGTGCCAGCCTCGGCGGGAGCGCGCCTTTGTCCTTGAGGACGTCGCGGAGGGTGTGGCCTTTGATGTATTCCATCACCAGGTAGGCGACGCCGCCATCTTCGCCCTGGTCCAGCACCCCCACGACGTGCGGGTGCGACAGGCGGGCGGCGGCTTTGGCCTCGCGGCCCAGCCGGTCGAGGAACTGCGGGTCCCCGGCCATGTGCGGGTGCAGCACCTTGAGCGCCACATCCCGTTCCAGCCTTTGGTCCGTAGCGACGTAGACAGTGGACATGCCGCCGCTGGCGAGCCTGGACTGAATCAGGTACCGGCCATCCACCAGGGTGCCAACGAGAGGGTCCGACGAATAATCCTGCACTCTACGATCCTAAGCGCTGGACAGAAACGGGCCCGAACCAACATGCGATCCGGACCCGTATCGTTATCCGCCGGGTTTTCCCGCAGGGGTGAATTCCCGCGGCGCGCCCCCGGGGCTTCTAGCCGAAAGTGTTCCGGTGCGCCTTAATCGACTGTACGTAACGCTTGGTGTCCTCGTACAGGCCGTACTTACTGACGGAGTACTGACCCTGGTAGTAGCCTGCGATGGCTGAGTCCAGGTTCGGGCTGGAACGGACCAGCTGGCGGATGATGGCGACGCCTGCCGTGGCGTTGTCATACGGGTCCAGCAAGTTCAACTTGCGCCCCACGAGGTCCGAGGCCCACTGGCCGGAGGACGGAATGACCTGCATGGTGCCGATCGCGTTGGCCGGGGACACCGAGCGGTGGTCGAAGCTGGATTCCTGGAAGGCGAAGGCCAGGGCGAGCGCCGGGTCCACTCCCATGCGGCGGGCGGAGTCCGTCACGATGGTCTTCATCTGCGCGCGGCTGGGGACCGGCGAAGCATTGAGCAGGGCCTTGTTCTGGTTGGCGGAATTGACCACGGCGGCCGGGTAGCTGTAGCCAAGGAAGGTGCTCGGAACGAGGGGAGTCACCGTGGCTCCGGGCTTCGTGGCGGCCGGTGCAAGGGACCCGCCCCGAAGCGCGAGCTTCTGGCCGGGGTAGATGATGCTGCTCATGCTCAGCCGGTTGGCGGAGAGGAGGTCAGCAAGCTTGATGCCGTTCCTGGCCGCGATGCCGGAGAGGGTATCGCCGGATTTAATGGTGTAGGAAGCCGGTGCCGGAGTGGCGGCCGGCGCCACCGGAGCTGGAGCCGAAGGTGTGGCCGGAGCAGAGGGGGCGGGGGCAGCACTGCCGCCGCCAATCCTGATCTTCTGGCCAGGGTAGATAGTGGAGCCCATGTTGAGCCCGTTCCAGCTAAGCACTTCCGAGAGCTTGGCACCGTGGCGGGCCGAGATGGCGCTGAGGGTGTCGCCTGATTTCACGGTATAGGAGCTGCTGGGAGCCGCGGGAACGGCCGGGGCCGCGGGAACGGCCGGGGCTGCCGCCTGGCCGCCGAGCGTGATCTTCTGGCCGGGGTAGATGATGGTGTTGGCCTGCAGCTGGTTCAGCTTCAGGATGGCATGGGTGTCCATGCCGAACTTGCCGGCGATCCCGCTGATCGTGTCACCGCGGGCAATCGTGTACTGGGCCGGAGCCGGGACCTGGGTGGGGCGGAAAGCGGACGGCACGGCGGCCGGAAGGAAGCCCGCAGGGATAACGGCCGGAGCCAGCGACCGGACAGTGTGGGACTGGGCCTGCGCCTGCATCGCTGCGGCAAGGGTGGCCGGGATGGCGCTGGGGCGCGACTCCGCCGCGGCCGGCTGGGCGATCGCCAGGGAAGACAGAATGACGGCGGGAAGGGCCGCCGTTGTGGCCGCGATCATGGGCAGGCTGGGCCTCGCGGCAGGTCTAGGCGAACGAAACGTCGTCATGGGAAAGGTCCTCTTCTCAGCGGCGAACGCTGGGGGTATGGCCGGCATTACTGGTGATACCAGTGTGACCAAAGTTATTGCTGTGGCGAATGTGATCTAGGTGAATCTCTCATGAATTGGGAATTAGCACAAGAACTGTTTGACAAAATACAAAGAGTTGTTTTGGGAGGTTCGCCCGGGCGGCCCGGGACCGGGCCCGAAGCGGTACGGGAACCGCAGCTGCCGGCGGCGACGCCGACTAGGCGCAGGGGTCCCCGGCATGGCAATCTTGATCCGTGAGTAATGTAGAAAGCCTTGTGGGCGAATGGCTGCCCCTGCCCGATGTCGCACAGCTGTTGAACGTATCGATTACCAAGGTCCACGCCCTCCTGGACGAGCGGGCGGTGGCCGCGCTGCGGGTCGGTGAGCGCCGGATCCGCTGTGTCCCCGCGGAGTTCATCCAGGACGGTCACGCCGTTGAGAGTCTCAAGGGAACCATTGTGGTCCTGGCCGATGCGGGTTATTCCGATGAGGAACTTATCACCTGGCTGTTCACCCCTGATGAATCACTGCGGGGCCGTCCGATCGACGCCCTGCGTGAAGGCCGCAAAACCGAAATCCGTCGCCGGGCACAGTCCCTGGCCTGGTAGCAGCCGCCGCCGGGACGATCACCGCACACGCTTTATGCGACGCAGGCCCTACACCTCCTATAGAGGTGCAGGGCCTGCGTCGTCACCGGCCGTTAAACATGTCGGGGCACCGGGGCTGGGCGAACGCGGCAAACGCCCCGACAGCTCAGGCGGCGCGGCTGACGGTGGCCTCCGCCAGCTTGCGGAGCGCCGTTTTCGGCAGCTCCTCCAGCGGCAGAAGATCCAAGGCGGAATAAGCGGCACGCCCAAATTCGTCAATGAGCGACTCTGTGGCCTGGAGCGCCCCGCAGTCCGCGATGATCCGGCGGATTTCGTCCACGTCGGTGTCGTCCAGGCCGGGGCGGCCCAGCTTTGCGTCAATGAACTCCGACTCGGCCGGGCTGGCCATGTCCAGGGCGAAGGCGATCAATACTGTCCGCTTTCCCTCGCGGAGATCATCTCCGGCCGGTTTGCCGGTCGTGACGGGGTCGCCGAAGACTCCCAGAACGTCATCACGGAGCTGGAAGGCCTCGCCGAGGGGGAGGGCGAACGCCGAGTAGCCGCGCAGCAGCTCGTCGTGGGCGCCGGCAAGGGCGCCACCGAGCGCCAGCGGGTGTTCAGTGGAGTATTTGGCCGACTTGAAGCGGATGATCGACTGGGCCCGGCTGACGGCACCGGCCCGGTCACGCCTCGGTCCGGCGACTTCCTCAAGGATGTCAAGATACTGCCCTGCCATGACCTCGGCGCGCATCAGGTTGAAGATCAGCCGGGCACGGGTTCCGGAAGCAGCGCTCGGGCCAATCTCGGTAAACGATTCCTCGCTGAAGGACAGGCACAAATCCCCGGTCAGAATGGCAGCCGCGTGCCCGAATCGTTCGCTGTCCAGCGCCCAATCCTGCGCCGCGTGCAGTTCGCTGAACCGCCGGTGCACGCTGGGTCCGCCCCGGCGGGTGTCCGAGCGGTCGATGATGTCATCATGAATCAGCGCCGCGGCCTGGAAAAGCTCCAACGCCGACCCTGCGGTCACCACCTCTTCGGCTCCGGCCGTCCCGCCGGCGCCGCGCCAACCCCAGTAGCACATGAGGGCACGCAGGCGTTTCCCGCCCGTAACGAGGTTGGAGATTGATCCCATCAATGGATCGATGTCCGGGGAGATCGAGGACATCACCGATTGGCGGGCGGTGAGGAACTCGGTGAGCTTTCCGGCGACGGCGGCTACGTAGGCTGCCTGTTCCAGGCGCAACTGCTCCGCGAGGGTCACTTGACGGACTCAGCGGCGACGTTCGCGCCGATGGTGAAGGTGGAAACGCCGGCGGCTTCGATCACGGAAAGATTGACCGTTTCGTTGTCGCCGCGGAGGAAGTCCTTGGACGGGACGGCGCCGACGGCTTCCCCCGGGACGGCCTGGAAGCCCTGGGCAAGAAGTTCCTTCGTGTAGAACGCCAGCACGTCGGCGGACGGTGCGGTGATGCTGCCCACCAGTGCCACGGTGGCTGGCGTAGTGGTCTTATCAAAACTGCTCGAGACAACTTTGGCGCCGGGCATCACCGGCAGGAGCGTCGCCGGAAATCCTGGTACCAGGGCGCCGACAGTGGCCGATGTGCCTGGTTCTGCGGAGGGGCTGGCGGACGCCGTCGTGGCGGGCTGGGCCGCGGAGGACGAGGCCGAAGCCGAGGGGGAGTCCGGGGAAACAGCTCCGGGGCCGGCGGGCGTGCATGCGGCCAGGGCCGCCATCGTGGCCGCCGCCACAAGGGCTCCCGCGGCGCGGTTGCGCTGTCCAAATACCTTCACAGAGACTGTCCTCCTGGTGTTGACGCCGGATGCAGCCTCCAGTTTAGTCAGTCCCCGGGCATAGGATTGAAGTCGTGCGGCCGGACCAGGATAAACAGCAGCGGGAGCAGTCTCCCCAAGGCACAGCCAGACGGTTCAGCGAAGAGCAATTGCGCGAGCTTCGGCGGAGCAGCATCATGCACGTGGACATGGACGCGTTCTATGTTTCCGTGGAGCTGCGCAGCCGCCCGGGGCTCGTTGGCAGGCCTGTCATTGTCGGCTACCCCGCCGACCGCTCCGTCGTACTGTCTGCCTCGTACGAAGCCCGCAGGTTTGGCGTGAAATCGGCCATGCCCATGGCGGTTGCCATGCGCATGTGTCCTGCCGCGACCGTGATCGAGCCCCGGCACAGGGTGTATCAGGAGGTATCGGGCCAGATCATGGCGATCTTCGGGTCGATCACCGATCTTGTGGAGCCACTCAGTGTTGACGAGGCCTTCCTCGACGTCGGCGGCGCCATCCGGCGGCTTGGCCCGCCCCGCCAGATTGGCGAACTCATCCGGACCCGCGTCCGCAGCGAACTGGGCATCACCGCATCCGTGGGTATAGCCGCCAGCAAGTTCGTGGCGAAGATCGCGTCCACCCGCTGCAAGCCGGACGGGTTGTTGCTCATTGGTCCGGAGGAAACAGTCCCGTACCTGCACAGCCTTCCGGTGAGCGCCCTCTGGGGCGTCGGGGCCAAAACAGTGGAGGTGTTGTCCCGGATGGGCATCCGGACCGTCGCCGACGTCGCGGCGTCTCCGCTGCCATCGCTGCGGAAAGTGCTCGGCGCTTCGGGAGAGCACGTATACCGGCTGTCGTGGGGGATTGACCCCCGCCCGGTGACGCCTGTCCGGCTTGAAAAGAGCATAGGTGCGGAAGAGACGTTTGCCGTGGACACGGCGGACGAGGCGTTGCTGCACCGGGAACTGCTGCGCCTTGCGCACCGCACCGCGGAACGGCTCCGCAGCGCCGGCATGCATGCACGCACCGTGGCCCTGAAACTGCGCTACGCCGACTTCTCCACTATCACCCGCAGCCGAACGGTGAACACCCCGATCGACAGCGCGCAGCTGCTGTACGCCGTCGCCGTCCAACTGCTCGAATCCCTCGGCGACCGTCCCATGACCGTACGGCTCGTGGGCATCCGGGCCGAACAGCTCGAGGAGGCAGCGCAGGCACCGCTGCAGTTGAGCCTTGACCGCCGGGACGACAACTGGCGCGCTGCAGAGCAAGTCCTGGACCAAGTGACCCGGAAATTCGGGACAAAGTCGGTGCTGCCGGCGCGGCTCCTGGACCCCGGAAACACGCCGGGCTGATGCCCGCAACCTGAGGTGCCGGGGCGGCGGGCGGAGGGGACCTCCGGCACCTTTCAGAACGGCGCGCAACAATCTATTCTTAGTTATACGTAAGTGTGACAATGACTGGATCGAGCGTTCGCCACCGATGCATGACCTGCTGAACACCCCGGAAGCGGCCGTTAAAATCCCCATTCGGCCAGCGACGGAGAAGGGGAACCACACGGTCTTCCCGCACGTTGTGGGGTTAAAGACACTGGCCACGTCAGTTGGACGCTGGTCGACTCAAGGAGGTCGTGATGCCGCTCTCGGAGCATGAACAGAAGTTGCTGGAGCAACTTGAGAAGCAGCTGCATGAGGACGATCCCAAATTCGCCAGTTCCATGGGCTCGGACGCCGGGCGGTCGTGGTCGACGCGCCATCTGGTGATCGGCGTTCTGGCCACGTTGGCCGGCGTGGTCCTGTTGCTCCTGGGCGTGACGATCCAAAGCATCCTGGTTGGAGTCCTGGGTTTTGTTGTCATGGGCGCCGGCGTTTATTACGCCACCATGCGTGGTGCCGGGGCCGGCACGGCGAAGGCTTCGGGACCGGCCGGGAAATCCGGCAAGCCCAGGAGTTCATTCATGAGCAATCTCGAGCAACGCTGGGACGAGCGGCACCGCGGCGAGCCCTGATCCGCCGGCCTTCGGCCAACCACTCCACTTCCCGCCACCGGCCGTACCCGGTGGCGTGAAAGACCCGCTTCGGCGGGCCTTTTTTGGTTAATGCCGGCGTCGGCCAGTTGATCAAGCCAGGAATTCCGCCCGCACAGCCTGCAGCCAGCCGGCCAACCCCGGCTGCCGGCAGTTGGCCGATAAAATTCCTCCACTTCGCCCCACCAGGCTGCGTGGCCCGTCGTTGCAGGGATCGTGCCGGCAGTTGCCCCATAAACAGGGGCGGCAACCTGCGGCGTGTCGTTGACTGTGGAGGGAAGTGGAGTACTGTGGAGGACGTAAGGTGGTAGTGGCAACACGGGGGACGTTGGGCTTCCTACGATCAGACAGGCGGTGGGCCGTGTTTCTCGGCACACATTCGCCGCGCCTGGACGAAAAAGGCCGGATTATTCTCCCCGCCAAGTTCCGCGAGGAGCTCGCGGGCGGACTGGTTCTCACAAGGGGCCAGGAACGCTGCATCTACGTCTTTAGTGAGGCGGAATTCGGCCGGGTTCACGAGCAGATGCGGGAGGCCCCTATCTCCAGCAAGCAGGCGCGGGACTACATCCGTGTGTTCCTCTCAGGAGCCTCCGACGAGGTACCTGACAAGCAAGGGCGCGTGACCATTCCCGCAGCGCTCCGGGAGTACGCAGGGCTCGGCCGGGAACTCGCTGTCATTGGCGCAGGAACCCGCGCGGAAATCTGGGACGCCGACGCTTGGACCGAGTACCTCGCTGAGAAGGAAACGGCCTTCTCGGAGACCGATGACGCAATACCGGGGATTCTCTAGAACCCCACCTGCAACAACCAGCAGTGCACCGTTCTTGATTGAGATCTCCAGCCGCCCACCCGGTTGTTCTCCTGGCTCACTTCCCCGGAGCCAGGCGAACGCGGGTAGGCGCGGATGGGGATCTGAATCAAGAAGCGGCACTGGCAGTCAGCCGCCCACCAATCATCAGCCGGACAACGAAAGGACGCAGGTATGACGGACGCCAACCAGTCGAAGCCCACGTCCGAACGGCATGTGCCGGTCCTGAAGGACCGGTGCATCAGTTTGTTGGCCCCGGGATTCGAGGCGGCGCGCCGCCGTGGCGAAACCCCCGTGGTCATCGACGCCACCCTGGGCATGGGCGGCCATGCCGAGGCCATGCTGCAGCGGTTCCCGGACCTGCACCTGATCGGGATCGACCGTGATGAGGAAGCCCTGGCACTCGCGGGGGAGCGCCTTCGGCCCTTCGCCGACCGGATTGACTTGGTGCACGCCGTGTATGACGAAATTCCTGACGTCCTGGAGGACCTCGGCTTTGAAGAGGTCCATGGCGTCCTTTTGGACCTCGGCGTCTCCTCGCTCCAGCTCGACGAACGCCAACGCGGATTCGCTTACTCGTTCGACGCCCCGCTGGACATGCGCATGGACATGAGCCGCGGCCAGACTGCCGCGGACGTCGTCAACAACTACAGCGAAGAGGACCTCGTCCGGATCATTCGGAAATGGGGCGAGGAGAAATTCGCCGGCCGCATCGCCAACCGCATCGTCACCACACGTTCCGAGAAACCGTTCACCACGACGGGAGAGCTCGTCGAACAAATCCGGGATGTCGTCCCGTCCGGCGCGGCCAAGTCGGGAGGACACCCCGCGAAGCGCACCTTCCAGGCGCTCCGGATTGAGGTCAATGAAGAGCTCGACGTCCTGGAACGCGCCATTCCGGCTGCCATCGCAGCGACCGCCGTCGGCGGCCGCGTGGTGGCGATGTCCTACCACTCATTGGAAGACAAGATCGTCAAAACGTTCTTCCAGGCAGGATCCAAATCCTCCGCGCCCCTCGGCTTCCCCGTGGAGCTCGAAGAGCACAAAGCCGAACTGAAAACTTTGACGAAGGGTACTGAGGTACCCACCGCCGACGAAATCGCAGAAAATCCACGTGCCGCTTCCGCCAGGCTCCGCGCCGTGGAACGCATCAAAGCCAGGAGGGCCGCATGAGCACCGCCGCTGTCAGCAGATACCCCGTTGCCTCAGGTGCGACGGCCCGAGCCCTGCCCGGGATTACTCCCGATACCGGCCCGTCCCGGAAAGCGCGCACCCCGCTCTCGCTGGTGAGGTCGGCGCCGCGCAAACGCCGGGCGCCGTTCGTGGTGCTTTGCTTCGGTCTTCTGGCCGTGGCCCTGATGGCCGTGCTGGTCCTGAACATCTCTGTTTCCACCGCCCAGTACCAGCTGGTCCAGCTGCGGAGCGAGCAGTCCTCGCTCACCAAGCAGAACCAGGACCTTGCGCAGCAGGTGCAGAACTTTGACGCCCCGCAGAACCTGGCCGCCAAGGCTGCCGGGCTGGGCATGGTGGCCTCCACCACCAAGGGCCAGATCGACCTGTCCACCCTGGCCGTCACGGGCAAGGCCAAGCCGGCAGTGAAGGGTGACGCCGCCGGAGCCGTTATTGCCGCGCCGGCGGTGGCGGGACAACTCAGCATCGTTCCGCCGGCCACCGTGCAGGAACCGCTCGCCAACCGGAGGCCCGCCGACGGGGCCGGAGACGGCGCAGCAGCGGGTACCGTTGGAGCAGCGCCCGCAGCGGAAACCGCACCGGCCGCCGTCGCGCCGGCAGCACCCGCGGCCGAACTCCACGGAGGGTCAGTACCGGCCCCCGCGCAAAAAGTCCCGGGACACTAACGCAGGACGGACCACCAGCCAGGCAAGCAGCAAGGATTTATCGTGGCGCAGAAGACCGGCAAGGCCGTCAAGACGAAAGCGCCGAGCGCGACGCGGCGCCTGCGGCTGGGGCTCGGCGTCATGCTGACGCTCCTGCTCGTCGTCGGCGGAAAACTCTTCATGGTCCAGGGCCTGGACGCAGGGGGCATGGCCGAGGCCGCGCTCCAGAACAGACTGACTCCCATTGAACTGCCCGCTGAGCGCGGCAGCATCCTTGACTCCAACGGAAACATCCTGGCCAGCAGCGTCATCCGCTACAACCTGGTTGTTGACCAGACAGTCAACACCAAAACCGAGTCGTTCCGCCGGCTGGAGCCGGTGGACGGCAAAGAAGAGCTCGTCAAGATCTCCCGCGACCAGGGCATCTCGGAGCTGGCCGACGTTCTGGGCATGGACGAAGACGCCGTCAAGACCGCCCTGACCGGGGACCAGCGCTATTACATCGTGGCGAAGGACCTCAAGCCTGACGTCGAGGACCGGATCTCCAAGCTCCAAATCCCCGGCGTCGTCACCGAAGGCACCAGCAAACGGGTGTACCCCAACGGCTCGGTGGCCGGCGGAATTGTCGGATTCCTGAAGGACGGCACCACCGGCCAGGCGGGGTTGGAGCAGACCCAGGACGAGATCCTCAAGGGCACCCCGGGCAAACGGCTGTTCGAGATCGGTGCCGACGGCCTGCGCATCCCGGTCGGGGTAGACCAGCTGACTCCGGCCGTGGACGGCAAGGACGTCAAACTCACCCTGAACTCCGACCTCCAGTACTTTGCCCAACAAGCGATCCAGAGCCAGCGGGACAAGCTCAGCGCCGAGTGGGGCGTCGTGATCGTCCAGGACATCAAGACCGGCAACATCGTCGCCATGGCGGACACCAACGCACCGGACCCCAACGACCCTGGCAAAGTCGATGCCAAGGACCGCGGTGTCCGCGCAGTGACCGCCGCCTACGAGCCCGGGTCGGTGGAAAAGATGATCACAGCTTCCGCCCTGATCGAGGAGGGACTGTCCAGCCCGCTGGACAAGTTCACCATTCCGCCCTCCTACACCGTCGATGGCCAGACGTTCAATGACGCCTTCACCCATGGCACCGAGGACCGGACCCTCGCCGGCATCCTCGGCTGGTCCATGAACACCGGTACCGTCATGGCCGGGCAACGGCTCAGCAAAGAGCAGCGCTACAACTGGTTGAAGAAGTTCGGCATCGGGGAAGCTCCGGACGTCGGCCTTCCGGCGCAGGCCCAGGGCATCCTGACCCCCTACGAGCAATGGGACGGCCGCCAGGAGTACACCGTTTTGTTCGGCCAGGGCGTCTCGCAGTCGACGCTGCAGACTGTCCGGGCATTCCAGAGCATCGCCAACAACGGTGTGATGCTCCAGCCGAGGTTGATCGACAGTTACGTCAATCCGGACGGCACCGAGGAAAAAGCACCTGTGCAGGATCCGCGGACAATTGTTTCCCCGGACACCGCCCGGCAGGTGCGGGACATCCTGGAGAGCGCCGTCACCGAAGGCCAGATCAAGGAAGCAGGACTCGACGGCTACCGGGTCGGAGCAAAAACGGGCACGTCGCAATCTCCCTGCGATGACGGGACCGCCGGCTTCTGCGGCTTCACGGCGTCCATGGTGGGGATGGCGCCGATGGATGATCCGCGGTTTATTGTTGAAGTGGTCCTGCAACGGCCCAAGGGCGATATCTACGGAATCTCGAACGGACCGGTCTTCCGGTCGGTCATGAGCCAGGCACTGCGGACTTACAACGTCCCGCCGTCCACCGGTACGCCCGCCCGGCTGCCGCAATACGCCAAGAAATAGCACCACCCCGC is drawn from Micrococcaceae bacterium Sec5.8 and contains these coding sequences:
- a CDS encoding penicillin-binding protein 2, translating into MAQKTGKAVKTKAPSATRRLRLGLGVMLTLLLVVGGKLFMVQGLDAGGMAEAALQNRLTPIELPAERGSILDSNGNILASSVIRYNLVVDQTVNTKTESFRRLEPVDGKEELVKISRDQGISELADVLGMDEDAVKTALTGDQRYYIVAKDLKPDVEDRISKLQIPGVVTEGTSKRVYPNGSVAGGIVGFLKDGTTGQAGLEQTQDEILKGTPGKRLFEIGADGLRIPVGVDQLTPAVDGKDVKLTLNSDLQYFAQQAIQSQRDKLSAEWGVVIVQDIKTGNIVAMADTNAPDPNDPGKVDAKDRGVRAVTAAYEPGSVEKMITASALIEEGLSSPLDKFTIPPSYTVDGQTFNDAFTHGTEDRTLAGILGWSMNTGTVMAGQRLSKEQRYNWLKKFGIGEAPDVGLPAQAQGILTPYEQWDGRQEYTVLFGQGVSQSTLQTVRAFQSIANNGVMLQPRLIDSYVNPDGTEEKAPVQDPRTIVSPDTARQVRDILESAVTEGQIKEAGLDGYRVGAKTGTSQSPCDDGTAGFCGFTASMVGMAPMDDPRFIVEVVLQRPKGDIYGISNGPVFRSVMSQALRTYNVPPSTGTPARLPQYAKK
- the rsmH gene encoding 16S rRNA (cytosine(1402)-N(4))-methyltransferase RsmH: MTDANQSKPTSERHVPVLKDRCISLLAPGFEAARRRGETPVVIDATLGMGGHAEAMLQRFPDLHLIGIDRDEEALALAGERLRPFADRIDLVHAVYDEIPDVLEDLGFEEVHGVLLDLGVSSLQLDERQRGFAYSFDAPLDMRMDMSRGQTAADVVNNYSEEDLVRIIRKWGEEKFAGRIANRIVTTRSEKPFTTTGELVEQIRDVVPSGAAKSGGHPAKRTFQALRIEVNEELDVLERAIPAAIAATAVGGRVVAMSYHSLEDKIVKTFFQAGSKSSAPLGFPVELEEHKAELKTLTKGTEVPTADEIAENPRAASARLRAVERIKARRAA